The genomic DNA TAGCATTATCGCATTATTATTTAGGTAATAATGTGACTGAATGACTAGTTTATTGGACGTTGTTCGTCCTAACTCATTGAAAATATCCCATAAAGTAGCAGACCAGATTTTTCCTTTATTATGCTCACCAAATAGAATGTCATAATCCTCATAGGTGTAATTTTCATCCAGTCTACGACCTTCCCAAATATCTCCGCTGCCCGATGGAGTAATGCCTGCATCCCAGGTAAATACAAAGTCTTTTTCCCACGTTGATATTGATGCTGAGTACGACCCCGCCCAATAGTCCCCAAAACCTTGGGATATACAATCCAGCTCGTATCCAAAAGAACCCGAGATTTGATCATGTTGAATTGCGTGACCATATTCGTGCAAAATAACGTCTACATCTTCTGCATCATCTACATTTCCTTCGCCGAATGCAATTTTATTGGTTCCAGGCAAGTAATGAGAATTATCCATACCATTTAGGCCGTGTGGGTCAACTTCAATAGGACCATTTTAGATGTTGTCAAAACCTAAAGATTGTAAATAACGCTGATTGGAGTCAATATGATAGTATGCCATTACATCTTCAAAGCCACTCTGGAAGCGAGTGTAGAAGAATTGACTAGATTCGCTCTTGACTGGCGTAACAACCGGATTTTCAAATTCTGTAATTTTCACATACGGACCATTTAATAAGTACATCTCCTCCTCTTCTGAATATTCAATATCCAGGAGCGATACAAGAACGCGTTCATTATTAAGCGCAGGATGGTCTTCATCGTCATAATCAGAATATCCTTCGGTTCCATAATAATTTTCTGAAGTAGTAAGTGGGTCTGGATTAAATACCTTTCCCGTTCCATCAGTAAATATTGTTAATTCATGTATCCATACAACCTCCCCATTCTCCGCATTAATAAAAATTTCCCAGTCACCTAATTTACCTTAAAAATCCATGCTGGGAAGCATTACCCTATAACCTAGCAGGTAGTAGTCTTCAAGTGGTAATACCATGAGTTCAACAGACGGGTCGTCATAAAGCTGACTACTACTAATTGCATCCTCTGCTAATGTAAGAGCGTTTTCTTTCGTTAAGCTCGGAGTAATATCATCTAATGATACGTCAGGGTGGTAATCGATCATAAAAAACATTATTTTTGATCCATGATTGAAGCTAATCACGGTATTGGAATTCCAAACAGGTATACCCATATACTTTTGATAAAATCTAACATGAAATCCTCCTGGGCTTTCTTTAATAGTGCTTAAAACTAGATCATCAAGCATTGGTTGCATTTGGAATGTTTTAGCATTTGCGCCTAGAAATTGGAGAGCCATCTGTTCTATTGTCCCAGACAGCTCTGGCATAAAGATGCCCTGATTCCGAGTTACACTCACGGTATTTGTTCTAAAAGGTGTTGGTTGTTCTTCGAAGAACGAGTGTTGTTTCTGGCCAAGTAGTAAGCTTGTTGTAATAAATACAAAGATACTATAACACTTTATCAGTTTAAATACCTTCATTGTTTTTCCTCTTGAGTTATTGTACCCATAAAGAGGGACTTGTTGCATTTTTAACCACCATCATTTTTTCTGAACCATCAGAATTCATCATCCATATTTCAGGATTTGTGTAGGGGCCGTGAATTCCACCAGATACCCGAACGAAAACAATAAAATTGCCATCGTTAGACCAAGAAAATCCCCCAGTAGCGAAAATACTATCTACTAACTGAACAGGATTAGAACAAAAATTATCCGGGACCTTATAGATTGCCAAGTTATCTCCTGAAATGCTTCTATGGGCAAAAATAATTTCGGCCGTAACCGGATTATACTTAGGCTGCAATGATATTTGATAATCATCGCAGGATAAACATATAGAAGAATCCATTGAAGTAGTGGTATGGAATATGTTCGGGAAGTCTGTGACTCGATTATCACTTGAATTGAAAATTATATCAACACCGTTTGGATGCAGAGAGGGGCACACATCATCATGGAAGGGACGATCAGTAATTTGTTTATCATTTAATCCGTCTATGTTGATAATAAATATTTCATAGTTTAATCCTAATGAAGCAAGTGACTTAGAATAAATGATATAATTGCCATCAATACTCCATTCGGGGCTGATATCTTGACGATAGACATAATATGGGAAAAACTGCTGTTCTCCTGTCGTAGGATTAAGAGTCCTTAAGTGGCCGCCGTCGGTCCCAACAGCTTCGATATATACAATTTCATCTCCAGAAGGGCTCCAATGGGCTTGATCCGCCCAGATGCGATAGTAGGTAAAACCTAGTTCATTGGTCCAGACAGGTTCATTTAGAGGAAGAAGTAACTCGAGCGAGTCCGATAACATATCAAATAAATAAATTTCATTGTCTCGGGTGAAAACTAGCTTCATTACAGGGTTATCAACTTGAATGGAAGAAGTATGTTTACATGACGTGATGATACCAATAAAGCAGATAGAGATTATTGCATAATGATAATAAAGCTTCATCTCAAACTCATACGTCTCATTTAATATAATCAGTAGTTATAAGCAATATAAAATAACTTAATGAGCCAAGATGAGATTAATTGGCCTGCTTATCCTGTACCTCTATATGGTTGTGTTGCAGATATCAGCATATCATAGCCATATTCCATGTAGTTGCCAACCTTTTTACATACGATTCCCGAAAACAACGGTAGACGACACTCTCTTAGGTTAAGGAAACTTCTTTTAAAACACCTAAGGGAGAAGATCATAATTGCCCGGTAATCCATTCCCTCTATGTCCGTATCAGTTCTTAGTGTTTCGTATAAGGGCGCCATTCCGGCGTGAAATATTTCGCTTCTCCAGTGGTGATTTGTGTTAAGCCCGTTCCATCGCTATTAATGATACAGATGTGCCCGCCAGTACGAATAGAGCCCGCAATAAACGTCAACCTCGTTCCATCGGGCGACCACAACACATACTCCTCCTTTATTTCGTTATTCGTGATTCTCTGCATATCCGAACCATCGGCGTTCAGGATATAAATCTCACTATTTTCCCTTCCCGAAGCGATTGCGATATGCTTACCATCCGGCGAATATCGAGCATAATTGCTGCCAAATGTGCTATCGCTTAACAGGATTCTTTGCTTATCAGTACCATCTATATTCATGGTATACCAATCGCCATAGCGGTCAAAGATGCTGTCAAGGGAGCAATTTGAGTGAAACAAGATTTTCTGCCCATCCGGAGACCAGTCAAAGACAAAATCGCCATAGGGATTATCGGTTAGCTTGACCTCTTTGATTCCATCAGTCGTATCAAGGTCGATGATAAATATTTCCGTATTAAGTCCACCGATCTCGCAATTTATACAGCGCGAGAACGCAATCTTATCCCCATCCGGTGACCAGACCGGCATCATGCCCCCATCGATGTGGGGTTCGATATGGCCTTTCCGGTCCCAAAGGGTGACCAGCCGTTTCCCGCTGCCATCGGCATTGATGACATAGATCTGATAGGCTTCATAATAATCGAAAGGCCCCGTGTAGGCGATCCGTTCCCCGTCCGGTGACCATCGCAGCCCACCGGGCCACACCGGTTCGACTACCTTCCAGGTTGAATCGGTGCTCAGATCCATTATATAAAGGGCTTCTCCCACACGGAAGGCGATTTGGTCTACCGGCTCATCAGGTGGCCCTGCCGGGTTCTTCCCGCAGGAGTATAGCACCAAACAAAAGGCTACAAGCAGTATCGGTATTCGGCAGTTCACCTTAGGATCACCTCAACACAGAAAGATATCGGGAATTACGCATTTCAAAGACACCTGCATTACCCGGTGGTGTCAAGAAAATATAGTTACTTAGAATTGCTTCACGATACAGAAGCGGCTATTCTTTCGCTTATATTTACCATAATTTATACAATGCCTTCCATATTATCTTCGAGGCCAATTATTCTATTATGTTGCATGGTCTTTCCTTTTTTTAGTGTTATTCCTTAGAATTGAACCTGTTCAGGTATTCTATCTTCGCAAAAGAATACCCAATAAGTCCCATCATTTTTCCGGACAATGCTATAAACATCAGCATAAATCAATTCCACGTCATCAAGGTTCTCTATTTTAACAGGGATGTTTTGTCCGATTGATGCAGCTCCGTTGGGCCTCACAAGGCCCCAATACCAGACTGTGCCGTCTTCTTTCAACGCTAAATTGTAGTCATAGTTCGCTGAGATAGCTGCAACGTCAGTCAGATTACTCACCTTTACAGGTAATTTGCTATCATCATAACTTCCGTTCCCCAGTTGGCCAAAATCATTCTTTCCCCAGGCCCAGACTGTTCCATCTTCTTTTAATATCACCGTACGACGTGCGCGCACGTTTGCTATCTCCTTAATACCAGTGAGACTACTTATAGAATCAAGTTCATCGGGGGCTGAATTCCCTAGGTAAAAAATGCTGCCATCCTTATCTAAAACCATATATTCACTTAGTCTGGTTATGTTTTCTAGCCCTTCGACCTGTTCAGGTTCTATAAACTTTGATGGGCTCCTAT from Candidatus Neomarinimicrobiota bacterium includes the following:
- a CDS encoding RCC1 domain-containing protein; protein product: MVGNSHLLSNALKRFSSFWEKRLMIIIVAAVTILFFGMVLISCTLPTEPEREEEDKPVNQIASEMVHAVIEPDGTIWAWGYNYFGTLGNGTTENSDVPGKVLNIENAVALDLFHGIALAADQDGNIWFWGNYATHLEPPGLDTVITAPIKISYLQDAKSIHVFDQVVHLLKKDGTVWYMKLDHRSPSKFIEPEQVEGLENITRLSEYMVLDKDGSIFYLGNSAPDELDSISSLTGIKEIANVRARRTVILKEDGTVWAWGKNDFGQLGNGSYDDSKLPVKVSNLTDVAAISANYDYNLALKEDGTVWYWGLVRPNGAASIGQNIPVKIENLDDVELIYADVYSIVRKNDGTYWVFFCEDRIPEQVQF
- a CDS encoding TolB family protein; this translates as MKLYYHYAIISICFIGIITSCKHTSSIQVDNPVMKLVFTRDNEIYLFDMLSDSLELLLPLNEPVWTNELGFTYYRIWADQAHWSPSGDEIVYIEAVGTDGGHLRTLNPTTGEQQFFPYYVYRQDISPEWSIDGNYIIYSKSLASLGLNYEIFIINIDGLNDKQITDRPFHDDVCPSLHPNGVDIIFNSSDNRVTDFPNIFHTTTSMDSSICLSCDDYQISLQPKYNPVTAEIIFAHRSISGDNLAIYKVPDNFCSNPVQLVDSIFATGGFSWSNDGNFIVFVRVSGGIHGPYTNPEIWMMNSDGSEKMMVVKNATSPSLWVQ